The window TGACTACAAAAAATGTTACATTTGTATTACAAGAAATACCATATACAAAGAGAAAAGTTCTAGAAAATGTCATTGGGCAGGTATAAGTTTTAATActccaaaataaacagaaaaaccacacagAACAGAAAACTAAGTTCAAGATGAAACAGACCAGCTGTAGAAAGAGGGCCAATCAAGATTCAATAAGAAACAGTTATTCCGAGAGGAAAAGATGCTCATGCTGCATGTGCAGGCAGAGTAGGTCTTGTATCCAAGTGATAAGGAAAAATGCCCATCATGTTTACTATTCAGTAAAGGAACATGCTCCTTTACTGAATATATTTCCCAGAGCACCTTTCATATCCCGATTCCTCAGACTATAGATAAAAGGATTTAGCATGGGCGTGACCAGAGTGTACAATACGGCCACAATGACATCCTTGTCATTGGAGTTACTGGATGAGGGGAAAAAATATAGTCCAATTATTGCTCCATAGTACAGAGACACCACAGAGAGGTGGGAGCCACAGGTGGAGAAAGCTTTGCATATCCCCTTGGCCGAGGGAACCCTCAGGATGGTGGCCCCAATGTGGCCATAGGAGACAAGGATGCAAATGAATGGGAGAGTAATGACTACCACCCCTACAGTGAGGATAACCAGATCATTGACTGTAGTGTCAGAGCTGGACAGCTTAAGTAGGGCAGAGAGGTCACAGAAGAAGTGGAGTATGGTGTTGTCTCCACAGAAAGAGAGATGGGTCAGGAGGAGGGTGTGCACCAGGGCACTGGCACAGGACAGGGCCCAAGACACAATTACCAGCAAGAAACATAGGCTCTGACTCATGATGGTGGTGTAGTGAAGggggtgacagatggccacgtACCTGTCATAGGCCATCGAGGTGAGGAGAAAGCTGTCAAGATCaccataaaataagaaaaagtacaCCTGAGAAATGCACCCAGCATAGGAAATGGATTGACTCTGTGTCAGCATGTTCATCAGCATTTTTGGAGCTATGACTGATGAAAAGGAGACATCAGTGAGGGCCAAGTggctgaggaagaagtacatgggggtgtggaggcGAGAGTCCAGCCTGATGAGCAGGACGATGAGTAGGTTCCCCAGCACCGTGGTCAGGTACATGcccaggaagaggcagaagaacccGCGCTGCTGCTCTGGTTGGATGGGGAGCCCCAGGAGGAGGAATTCAGAAACGCTGCTCTGGTTTTCCCACCTCATGCTGCTCTTTGTTGCTGGAAAGGGAACGAGAGATGGAGATATGAAAGATGAGAAATCATCACAACCATCACATAACGAGAACGTTATTTTGAACTCATCGCTATGGTGAATTTTAACCTGAGATATCTCATACAATCTGCCCTCAGGTTTTATGCATCTACCTGGAAGCCAAAGCAACCTCTTTTGGAGAAGCAATGAACATCAGAATTATTTATTAGATCATACCAGGTTCAAACTTGAGGATTCCAGGAGTTCATGACAGAAATCTTAGATTAAGAAATCAGGTCCAGGATTATATCAATTACTAGTTTCTAGAAGGACTACTAGAGACCCTGTGGTTAGTCTCTTGCTCTCTCTTAACCTTCCTTATTCCTCTCACACACTCTTTGGTTAATGCTTTATTTCCTGGATTGGATCAAGATAAAATAATCCAGTGCTTGCTCTGATTCTTCCAGAAATCAGGATTTGGAGACTTGGTAGAAACATATGAAATCAGTCAAGGCAAGAACACTAATGAAATCTATGCATATAAAAGTTCTAGCACCATACTTTGTAATAAAGCTTTCTGCTCTTTTATCAAAACTCCTTCCCCATCACTGAGGTTTTCAGTCTATCATTCCTCTTTCTAAATGGATGTTCAGAGAATCAGGAAAACAAAGACGCGTTGGTCTTCTGAGTTCCCACTTTACTTATTCCCTCAATTCAAAGCAGGTCACTCTTAATCAAATCCCCAGAACACCTGGATTTAATGCCAGTGACTCATACTGGATATTTTTCTTGTTCTATTTCTAACACTCCTTATAGTCTGCTAATTCTGtcattcctctctcttttttccttcagtcAGTAAGTCTTAGTCTTACTCTTATAAACATTcaaaaacaataaggaaaaatatgatggTTCAACCTATTAAAGTTATAACTCATGTAATAATTAAAGACTACCAATcacagtctttctttctttctttttttttttttttttaacatgggcaggtactgggaattgaacccggctctcaggcctggcaggtgagaactctgccactgagccaccgtgggccgCCCCAAAGTCTTTCTCTTTGGGTACTCAGAAGGTGCTTCATTATAAGATTCATCTCCTCTTAAGGATAAACTAATGTTTCTGATATTTACAAAATTCTCGAATTTGAGGAAGGTGGCCTCTAAAAATCCCTGTGCTACTCAGTCCATTGTGTTAAAATTCCAGCTATGGTATTATCTAAGAATTACATTCAGTTTTACCATTCATTAACATGTTATTGTTAGTTTATTACAATAAAGTTCTAGTTAGTGGTCTGAtaggcatttaggttgtttctagtaCTTTGTTATTTCCAACAATGTTACAATAAATAGCAAAGTTAATGTGTCATTTTCTACATGGGCAAATGTATCTGTAGGATAACAAGAAATCGAATTGCAGGGTATGTACACTCACAGTCTTGATAGATATTGTCAGATTAAAAGAGGCTAATGTGATGAGGAAACTTATTCAAGGAGGATTCTTTACAATGAGTCCTTAATAAGAAGAAGAACCTGCCATATAAAGATTCTAGAAATGGGCATTCTAAATAGAAGCAGCAGAAAGTGTAAGACCTTGAGAGACAAAAGGACTAGATATTGAGGAGCAGAGAAAATTAAGAAGCATAAAGAGCAAGGGAAAGATACGAGATTGTAGAATTATTTAGGAGCCATATTATGTAAATCCTTTTCcaccaaaatagaaaatttcagtagAAACTCCTTAAAATATGTAACAGAGTAGTTCAAACATTCTAAAGATCTTTCAGAATACTGGGTGAAGAGGAGATTATAAGAAGTCAAGTGTTACAGCAGGAGTCTTAATAGAAGGCTATTGCAGGTTTAAAATAATAGCTGCTTTTATCAGGATTGCCacaatggaaataaagaaaattgaagagaagtgGGACATTTGAAGGAAAATCCAACAAGACTCACATGTAGATGAAAGATAAATGAAAGGAGATCATTTTTGTCCTGTTCTCTCAAAGTGTAGATAGATGATCAATTTCCAGGTTATTTTAGGTGGAGCTGTCTATCACTCATATTCTGGTTTCAGGAGGGGTAGAGTAATGCTAGGAATCAGAAACACACCCTGAATACATGCACTCAGATACACACAAACACTTACACGGCTGAATGTAAATTGTACTCCTGCTCTGACCTGCTCCCTTAAGTCAAGCACACAGATACCTTCAGCTACAAGGCATGGGACAGTTCTTCCATTTCTGTCTGCAAGATCAGAATCCAGTAAAGTCAGTCTGAGGTCTCAAGGAGGCATTATAAAAGGAAGAAGGGTCAACAGTTCACAATCAAACAAGGAAGATATATTCACAGTCTTGTTCACAGCTCCTGAGGAATGGGCATGAGATCTAACTTTGCACACCATGGAAAGGACCCATAGGAAAAGGAATCCCCAAGTTTCAAATTAAAGACAGAGTGAATAATTGCTTCATTTTCCCTTGAGGAAAGAATGGTTTGTCAATATCAGATAATAGAAGAATTGTGATAATAACACTTGGAAGAATAGTGATAATAACCACAAAAACTACTCCTAGGAATTTGATGACTCATAAGgcttttcatattggaaaaatGCAAGTCAGAGTCCACTCAAGTTGGAAGGTGAATGTGTTAATCTTAGGTCTCTTGTTTCTGAGCCCCATGTTTCTTCAAGAACACCAGAACCACTAACGCTTCTGCTATTTGACAGTGAAGGAGCCCAGGGGGAGTGAAAAAGAGTTTTTATAAATCTTGGTGCTCCTGTCCCCAGCTGTAGAGTCAGCATGTATAGATCAAGTTTATCAAAGTATTATAGAAAGGTATTCAAGAGATGGCTCCCAATAAACTACTTATAAAATTGATTCCAAATTAATTTCGTATGTCTGCAGGTCCATTTCTTTAATGCCAGGTAGAATATGAATGCACTCATGCCCATTTTTCAATGCAAAGAAGTGTAAATATTCATAAGGTATTACaaatttctgttctgtttttgtgtTAAAATCAATCTTCCCTTGTAACTGTTATTTGAATGAAGAAGTTCTGTAAGGTATTTGGACTTCAGAAATTGTTGCTGAGTCCTATGAATGATAGTTGCCCTGATTATAATGTAAGAGTTGACCTGCCTGATTTTCTGAAAGTCAAGATTTGACAAGATTTCCTTTTCACACCAGAAGACCATTGACAAATCTCTTTTCGTACATGCatggagacaaaaataaaatcactgacTGTGTtacatttcttatttaatttaacGGTATGAGAACCGCAGTCTCTTTGAGACAACAGTTGAAATTACTACTTCCCCAAGTATCATAAACCAATTCCTAAGATATTTTCATCTTTATCTTCTGCTACTCCAACTCCCACCCACCAGTCTGGGAGCTTTGTAAAACCTATACCCCTGAAAGAACTTATGATTTACTAGAAAAATACATGAATGTATGCATGTacaacaaaacttaaaaataggCACAAGAGATTAATAAGAATTTCACAGAAGGGAGACTCAAATGAGCTAATAATCATataaaagatgatcaacatca of the Tamandua tetradactyla isolate mTamTet1 chromosome 2, mTamTet1.pri, whole genome shotgun sequence genome contains:
- the LOC143659619 gene encoding olfactory receptor 1J21-like yields the protein MRWENQSSVSEFLLLGLPIQPEQQRGFFCLFLGMYLTTVLGNLLIVLLIRLDSRLHTPMYFFLSHLALTDVSFSSVIAPKMLMNMLTQSQSISYAGCISQVYFFLFYGDLDSFLLTSMAYDRYVAICHPLHYTTIMSQSLCFLLVIVSWALSCASALVHTLLLTHLSFCGDNTILHFFCDLSALLKLSSSDTTVNDLVILTVGVVVITLPFICILVSYGHIGATILRVPSAKGICKAFSTCGSHLSVVSLYYGAIIGLYFFPSSSNSNDKDVIVAVLYTLVTPMLNPFIYSLRNRDMKGALGNIFSKGACSFTE